The following proteins are co-located in the Mycobacteriales bacterium genome:
- a CDS encoding DivIVA domain-containing protein, with product MPLTAEDVQNKRFSETRFAKGYDEDEVDAFLDEVEAELRRLTTENSDLRARLAAGPQPAGPPAAGPPPPAPPPPPVVTPPPAATADQTGQEAALRTLLLAQRTADEAVAQARAEAEQIIGQARAGAATVEREARDRSAAELAGLSRQRAELAAQVEGLRNFEREYRTRLRAYLESQLRDLETRVVEPSPPAGGPPGPFGAQPPAAPPATLPTTAPPAPAAAPPTPAPLPPARGPFTAPPQAGPPREAGPSTTDTTDIDERHEDPPLR from the coding sequence ATGCCGTTGACGGCTGAGGACGTTCAGAACAAGCGCTTCTCCGAGACCCGGTTCGCCAAGGGTTACGACGAGGACGAAGTCGACGCGTTCCTCGACGAGGTCGAAGCCGAGTTGCGGCGCCTCACCACCGAGAACTCCGATCTGCGGGCCAGACTCGCGGCCGGTCCCCAGCCCGCCGGCCCTCCGGCCGCCGGGCCGCCCCCTCCGGCGCCCCCGCCCCCGCCGGTGGTTACGCCGCCCCCCGCCGCCACCGCCGACCAAACGGGGCAGGAGGCCGCCCTGCGCACCCTGCTGCTGGCCCAGCGCACCGCCGACGAGGCGGTCGCGCAGGCGCGGGCGGAGGCCGAGCAGATCATTGGCCAGGCGCGCGCTGGGGCCGCGACTGTGGAGCGGGAGGCCCGGGACCGGTCGGCCGCTGAGCTGGCTGGGCTGTCCCGCCAGCGCGCGGAGCTCGCTGCCCAGGTCGAGGGGCTGCGCAACTTCGAGCGCGAGTACCGCACCCGGCTGCGTGCCTATCTCGAGTCCCAGCTCCGCGACCTGGAGACTCGGGTGGTCGAGCCGTCGCCGCCGGCCGGGGGACCGCCCGGGCCGTTCGGTGCGCAGCCACCGGCCGCCCCACCGGCCACGTTACCGACGACCGCCCCGCCAGCCCCGGCCGCCGCGCCACCGACGCCGGCTCCGCTCCCGCCCGCGCGGGGCCCGTTCACTGCCCCGCCGCAGGCCGGGCCGCCGCGGGAAGCCGGGCCGTCCACCACGGACACGACGGACATCGATGAGCGCCACGAGGACCCGCCGCTGCGCTGA
- a CDS encoding YggT family protein has protein sequence MIAIDVVLGVLYLFLLLLIARFVADWTQTLARDWRPHGATAAGLELVYSATDPPLRALRRVLPPLRIGSIALDLAFLVVFAVIVIVIQVLGGPL, from the coding sequence GTGATCGCCATCGACGTCGTCCTCGGCGTGCTCTACCTTTTCCTGCTGCTCCTCATCGCCCGATTCGTCGCGGACTGGACCCAGACTCTGGCCCGGGACTGGCGCCCGCACGGGGCGACCGCCGCCGGGCTCGAGCTCGTCTACTCGGCGACGGACCCTCCCTTGCGCGCGTTGCGCCGGGTGCTCCCGCCGCTGCGGATCGGTTCGATCGCCCTGGACCTCGCTTTCCTTGTCGTGTTTGCCGTGATCGTTATCGTCATCCAGGTGCTCGGCGGGCCATTGTGA
- the sepF gene encoding cell division protein SepF gives MAGAMRKMAVYLGLVEDEDPDEYADADDYQEAPVAPRRPRADETARSGVRRLEEPATTTRYSPPGAADPRELYRITTLHPRTYNEARTIGEHYREGTPVIMNLTEMDDGDAKRLVDFAAGLIFGLRGSIERITNKVFLLSPANVEVTAEDKARIAEGGFFNQS, from the coding sequence ATGGCCGGCGCGATGCGCAAGATGGCGGTGTATCTGGGACTCGTCGAGGACGAGGACCCGGACGAGTACGCCGACGCCGACGATTACCAGGAGGCGCCGGTGGCCCCGCGCCGCCCGCGGGCGGACGAGACGGCGCGTTCCGGCGTTCGTCGGCTCGAGGAGCCCGCGACGACTACCCGGTACAGCCCACCCGGGGCGGCCGATCCGCGGGAGCTGTACCGGATCACGACCCTGCACCCACGCACCTACAACGAGGCCCGCACGATCGGGGAGCACTACCGTGAGGGCACCCCTGTGATCATGAACCTGACCGAGATGGACGACGGTGACGCCAAGCGGCTCGTCGACTTCGCTGCCGGGCTCATCTTCGGGCTCCGGGGAAGCATCGAGCGGATCACCAACAAGGTGTTTCTGCTCAGCCCGGCAAACGTCGAGGTGACCGCCGAGGACAAGGCCCGGATCGCCGAAGGCGGTTTCTTCAATCAGAGTTGA
- a CDS encoding YggS family pyridoxal phosphate-dependent enzyme gives MTRRPELAARLAALRARIDAACAAAGRPGAEVTLVAVTKGFPSSDLRLLAELGVGDVGENRDREARAKWAELGGLGLRWHFVGRLQTNKCRSVAGYSDVVHSIDRESLVGFLAAGARACGRNVTGLVQVALDDTPGRGGISPDGVSALADAVAAADGLELGGVMAVAPLGADPAAAFARLAELAARVRVDHPAARMISAGMSSDLESAVAAGATHLRIGTALLGVRTPKVG, from the coding sequence TTGACCCGGCGGCCCGAGCTCGCCGCCCGGCTCGCGGCCCTGCGGGCGCGGATCGATGCGGCGTGCGCGGCGGCCGGTCGCCCGGGCGCGGAGGTCACGCTGGTGGCGGTGACCAAGGGGTTCCCGTCGAGCGACCTGCGGCTGCTGGCTGAACTCGGCGTCGGTGACGTCGGGGAGAACCGCGACCGGGAAGCTCGCGCGAAGTGGGCCGAGCTCGGGGGGCTCGGCCTGCGCTGGCACTTCGTCGGCCGGCTCCAGACCAACAAGTGCCGATCCGTCGCGGGCTACAGCGACGTCGTCCACTCGATCGACCGGGAGTCGTTGGTCGGGTTCCTGGCGGCGGGCGCCCGCGCATGCGGCCGGAACGTCACCGGGCTGGTCCAGGTGGCCCTCGACGACACCCCGGGTCGGGGTGGGATCTCGCCGGATGGGGTTTCGGCGCTCGCCGACGCGGTCGCCGCCGCGGACGGTCTCGAGCTGGGCGGCGTGATGGCGGTGGCTCCGCTCGGCGCCGACCCGGCGGCCGCCTTCGCCCGGCTTGCGGAACTCGCCGCCCGGGTGCGCGTGGATCATCCGGCGGCGCGGATGATCTCGGCGGGGATGAGCAGCGACCTCGAGTCGGCGGTTGCCGCGGGCGCGACACATCTGCGGATCGGCACGGCGTTGCTCGGCGTTCGCACGCCGAAGGTCGGGTAG
- the pgeF gene encoding peptidoglycan editing factor PgeF, whose translation MGEVQLEFTDRRGGVSVEPYAELNLGDGVGDGPAAVAENRRRLAVRQASPISTFAWMGQRHGADVAVLDRPVAGPVPGVDALVTATPGLWLTVLVADCAPVLLADRTAGTVAAVHAGRRGLVAGVVPAAVAAMVGRGATPDRIEALIGPAIGGCCYEVSADLAAVVALLVPAAAARTRQGRPAVDLRAGLHAQLVGAGVDTVRHDRRCTVECAELYSYRRDGVTGRFAGLVRLAP comes from the coding sequence TTGGGCGAGGTCCAGCTCGAGTTCACCGACCGCCGCGGCGGCGTCAGCGTCGAGCCCTACGCCGAACTCAACCTCGGTGACGGCGTCGGCGACGGACCGGCCGCGGTCGCGGAGAATCGTCGGCGGCTGGCGGTGCGCCAGGCCAGCCCGATCTCGACGTTCGCCTGGATGGGCCAGCGCCACGGTGCCGACGTCGCGGTCCTCGACCGTCCGGTGGCCGGGCCGGTTCCCGGGGTCGACGCGTTGGTCACCGCCACGCCCGGGCTGTGGCTGACCGTCCTCGTCGCCGACTGTGCCCCGGTCCTGCTGGCCGACCGGACGGCCGGAACCGTCGCCGCCGTCCACGCGGGTCGGCGCGGGCTGGTGGCGGGCGTGGTGCCGGCCGCGGTCGCGGCCATGGTCGGCCGCGGTGCGACGCCGGATCGGATCGAGGCGCTGATCGGGCCGGCGATCGGAGGCTGCTGCTACGAAGTGTCGGCGGATCTCGCCGCCGTGGTGGCACTGCTGGTGCCGGCCGCGGCGGCCCGCACCCGGCAGGGCCGGCCGGCCGTCGACCTGCGGGCCGGGCTGCACGCCCAGCTGGTGGGTGCCGGCGTCGACACGGTGCGGCACGACCGGCGCTGCACGGTCGAATGTGCGGAGCTGTATTCCTACCGTCGGGACGGTGTCACCGGCCGGTTCGCCGGACTCGTCCGGCTGGCGCCTTGA
- the ftsZ gene encoding cell division protein FtsZ — translation MAAPQNYLAVIKVVGIGGGGVNAVNRMIEVGLKGVEFIAINTDAQALLMSDADVKLDIGRELTRGLGAGSDPEVGRQASEDHREEIEEVLKGADMVFVTAGEGGGTGTGGAPVVANIAKSIGALTIGVVTRPFQFEGKRRASQAERGITDLRDEVDTLIVIPNERLLSISDRQVSVLEAFRSADQVLLSGVQGITDLITTPGLINLDFADVKSVMSGAGSALMGIGSARGDDRAASAAEMAIASPLLEASVDGAHGVLMNISGGSDLGLFEINEAAQLIADSAHPDANIIFGAVIDDALGDEVRVTVIAAGFDAGTTQQRREPIRRIAPPPPPELDQELDLTRVEPPVGRPAAPPPAATPQPAAARPAGGTRSAPRRTIVFDDSDDLDVPDFLK, via the coding sequence GTGGCAGCACCGCAGAACTATCTGGCCGTGATCAAGGTCGTCGGCATCGGGGGCGGTGGCGTCAACGCCGTCAATCGCATGATCGAGGTCGGCCTCAAGGGGGTCGAGTTCATCGCGATCAACACCGACGCCCAGGCATTGCTGATGAGTGACGCCGACGTCAAGCTCGACATCGGCCGGGAGCTCACCCGCGGGCTCGGCGCCGGGTCCGACCCCGAGGTGGGCCGGCAGGCCTCCGAGGACCACCGAGAGGAGATCGAGGAGGTCCTCAAGGGCGCCGACATGGTCTTCGTCACCGCGGGGGAGGGCGGCGGGACCGGTACCGGGGGCGCCCCGGTCGTGGCCAACATCGCCAAGTCCATCGGCGCCCTGACCATCGGCGTCGTCACCCGGCCATTCCAGTTCGAGGGCAAGCGCCGGGCCAGCCAGGCCGAGCGCGGCATAACCGACCTGCGGGACGAGGTCGACACGCTCATCGTCATCCCGAACGAACGGCTGCTCTCGATCAGCGACCGGCAGGTCAGCGTGCTCGAGGCCTTCCGGTCCGCCGACCAGGTCCTGCTCTCCGGCGTGCAGGGGATCACCGATCTGATCACCACCCCAGGCCTGATCAACCTCGACTTCGCCGACGTCAAGTCGGTCATGTCCGGCGCCGGGTCCGCGCTGATGGGGATCGGCTCGGCCCGGGGCGACGACCGGGCTGCGTCGGCCGCCGAGATGGCGATCGCCAGCCCGTTGCTCGAGGCCAGCGTCGACGGTGCCCACGGTGTGCTGATGAACATCTCCGGAGGCTCGGACCTCGGCTTGTTCGAGATCAACGAGGCCGCGCAGCTGATCGCCGACTCGGCGCACCCGGACGCGAACATCATCTTCGGCGCGGTCATCGACGACGCGCTCGGCGACGAGGTCCGGGTCACGGTGATCGCGGCCGGTTTCGATGCCGGGACCACCCAGCAGCGCCGGGAGCCGATCCGCCGGATCGCCCCGCCGCCGCCGCCCGAGCTCGATCAGGAGCTCGACCTCACCCGGGTGGAGCCGCCGGTCGGCCGCCCCGCGGCACCCCCGCCGGCCGCCACGCCCCAGCCGGCCGCCGCCCGCCCGGCCGGCGGAACCCGGTCGGCCCCCCGCCGGACGATCGTCTTCGACGACAGCGACGACCTCGACGTCCCGGACTTCCTGAAATAG